From one uncultured Paludibacter sp. genomic stretch:
- the insK gene encoding IS150 conserved protein InsB (Evidence 2a : Function from experimental evidences in other organisms; Product type h : extrachromosomal origin), producing the protein MAHATFYYHLKALQNPDKYLFVREQINDIFTSNKGRYGYRRITMELHNRSIRINHKTVERLMREDGIKCQVRLKKYRSYRGLEGRIAPNVLERDFVADRPNSKWATDVTEFALFGQKRYLSPILDLYNGEIISFNISRSPNLLMVTKMLTKAIKSIXGDTNLILHSDQGWHYQNRYYQDMLRKTGITQSMSRKGNCLDNAVMENFFGILKSELLYLQKFSSIEQFESELKKYIYYYNNDRIKAKLKGLSPVKFRTKSFQS; encoded by the coding sequence ATGGCGCATGCGACATTCTATTACCATTTAAAAGCCCTTCAGAATCCGGATAAGTATCTTTTCGTAAGGGAACAAATAAATGATATTTTTACGTCCAATAAGGGCAGATACGGATATCGACGCATTACAATGGAACTTCATAACAGATCCATTAGAATCAACCATAAAACAGTTGAAAGACTCATGCGTGAGGATGGTATAAAATGTCAGGTGAGACTTAAAAAATATCGTTCTTACAGAGGTCTGGAAGGCAGAATTGCTCCCAACGTGCTGGAACGTGATTTTGTGGCTGACAGACCTAACAGTAAATGGGCAACAGATGTTACAGAGTTTGCTTTGTTTGGGCAGAAAAGGTATTTATCTCCTATTTTGGATTTATATAATGGAGAAATAATAAGCTTCAATATAAGTAGAAGTCCCAACTTATTAATGGTTACAAAAATGCTAACTAAAGCAATTAAATCTATANAAGGAGACACAAATCTAATCTTACACTCAGATCAGGGCTGGCATTATCAAAACAGATATTATCAAGATATGCTAAGAAAAACAGGAATTACACAAAGTATGTCCAGAAAAGGTAATTGTCTGGATAATGCAGTAATGGAAAACTTTTTTGGGATTCTTAAATCTGAGTTATTATATTTACAGAAATTTTCAAGTATTGAACAGTTTGAGTCTGAACTAAAGAAATATATTTACTATTACAATAACGACAGAATTAAAGCAAAACTAAAAGGACTAAGTCCGGTTAAGTTCCGAACCAAGTCCTTTCAATCTTAA
- a CDS encoding transposase has product MAKIERKYLRHSYSEKMKVVELYNQGYGNIIISRKLKISTATVKTWLRIYRGKGLLGFERQPNKSLTIDLKESVVRDVLENLLSFPSVALKYGISYSTAYNWVQQVKQEGFNLLKETKRGRPAKDMGRLKKKEPETDIEKMEAELRYLRAENAYLKKVRALVQERLLREXGKKPKPSKN; this is encoded by the coding sequence ATGGCAAAAATTGAACGAAAATATCTGAGACACAGTTATTCAGAGAAAATGAAGGTTGTAGAATTATACAATCAAGGTTATGGGAATATAATTATAAGCAGGAAATTAAAAATCAGTACTGCAACAGTAAAAACATGGCTTCGAATTTACAGGGGAAAAGGATTGTTAGGTTTTGAGAGACAGCCCAATAAATCACTAACTATAGATTTAAAGGAGTCAGTAGTGCGTGATGTATTAGAAAATTTATTATCTTTCCCGTCTGTAGCGCTAAAATATGGAATAAGTTATTCTACGGCTTATAATTGGGTGCAACAGGTAAAGCAAGAAGGCTTTAACTTATTAAAAGAAACCAAGAGAGGGCGCCCTGCTAAAGATATGGGAAGATTAAAGAAAAAGGAACCGGAAACGGATATAGAAAAAATGGAGGCTGAACTTCGTTACTTAAGAGCAGAAAACGCTTACTTAAAAAAAGTGAGAGCTTTAGTTCAGGAACGGCTATTACGCGAAANCGGGAAAAAGCCAAAGCCATCGAAGAACTAA
- the yfeJ gene encoding putative glutamine amidotransferase-like protein YfeJ (Evidence 3 : Putative function from multiple computational evidences), whose amino-acid sequence MKIHFIIHESFESPGAIEVWAKNKNHQISFTRVYLYEKYPETLENIEMLIVMGGPQSPETTLEECPYFNAEAELGFIRKVIDADKKVLGVCLGAQMIGEAFGAKVEHSPNKEIGIFDILLTEEAKGDSFFSTLPEKFSSAHWHGDMPGLTAEAKVLAFSEGCPRQIMQYAPKIYGFQCHLEFTNNSIKTMIESGGEEITQNIGLPYVQTSEELLNYNYSEMNGILFRFLDYFEGKI is encoded by the coding sequence ATGAAAATACATTTCATCATACACGAAAGTTTTGAATCTCCCGGAGCCATTGAAGTCTGGGCAAAAAATAAAAATCATCAAATCAGTTTTACCAGGGTTTATCTTTATGAAAAATATCCCGAAACGCTGGAAAATATCGAGATGCTGATAGTGATGGGAGGTCCGCAGTCGCCTGAGACTACGTTGGAAGAATGTCCTTATTTCAATGCAGAAGCAGAGTTGGGTTTTATCAGAAAAGTGATTGATGCCGATAAAAAAGTGTTGGGTGTTTGTTTGGGAGCGCAAATGATAGGTGAAGCTTTTGGCGCAAAAGTGGAACACAGTCCGAATAAAGAAATCGGGATTTTTGATATTTTATTGACTGAAGAAGCGAAAGGCGATTCCTTTTTTTCAACGCTTCCTGAAAAATTCTCATCAGCACATTGGCACGGAGATATGCCGGGTTTAACAGCGGAAGCAAAGGTGCTGGCCTTTTCAGAAGGATGTCCGAGGCAAATTATGCAATATGCTCCAAAAATATATGGTTTTCAGTGCCACTTGGAATTTACAAACAATTCGATAAAAACTATGATAGAAAGCGGCGGAGAAGAAATAACACAAAATATTGGTCTTCCTTATGTGCAAACATCAGAAGAATTATTGAATTATAATTATTCCGAAATGAATGGAATTTTATTCCGATTTTTGGATTATTTTGAAGGAAAGATTTAA